Proteins found in one Oncorhynchus gorbuscha isolate QuinsamMale2020 ecotype Even-year linkage group LG15, OgorEven_v1.0, whole genome shotgun sequence genomic segment:
- the acer1 gene encoding alkaline ceramidase 1, translated as MAGFYSSEKMTGLFAYESSDLDWCEDNYRHSEHIVEYFNTMSSLFFFVISPIMLYLLHPYARERNLAVHLVWTMMIFVGLFSAYFHMTLSFMGQMLDELSILWVLGLCYGLWFPRRLFPSFIKDRTTFSRLVMMITVVTTLCSFVKPTANAYLLNCFALHIIYSLGLEMRTCTDPKVLRLCWSAVGLWVLAICCWISDRFGCSFWQKLNFCYLHGIWHILIVMAVAYASTLIAYLDANYEIPYSLPSLQYWPNDNWVLGLPYIVLKGTTKTQKIL; from the exons ATGGCAG GGTTCTATTCTAGTGAGAAGATGACAGGCCTGTTCGCCTATGAAAGCTCTGATTTGGACTGGTGTGAGGATAACTACAGGCACTCTGAACACATAGTGGAGTACTTCAACACT ATGAGCAGCCTGTTCTTCTTCGTGATCTCCCCCATCATGCTGTACCTGCTGCACCCCTACGCCAGGGAGAGGAACCTAGCGGTACACCTGGTCTGGACCATGATGATCTTTGTGG GTCTCTTCTCTGCCTACTTCCACATGACCCTGAGCTTCATGGGCCAGATGCTAGATGAGCTGTCCATCCTGTGGGTCCTGGGGCTCTGCTATGGTCTCTGGTTTCCACGCAGGCTCTTCCCCTCCTTCATCAAGGACAG GACAACCTTTTCCCGGCTGGTCATGATGATAACTGTTGTCACCACCCTATGCTCCTTTGTCAAACCCACTGCCAATGCCTACCTCCTCAACTGCTTTGCCCTCCACATCATCTACTCATTGGGTCTGGAGATGAGGAC CTGTACTGACCCGAAGGTGCTGCGGTTATGCTGGTCTGCTGTTGGCCTGTGGGTGCTGGCCATCTGCTGCTGGATCAGTGATCGTTTCGGATGCAGCTTCTGGCAAAAGCTTAATTTCTGTTACCTGCATGGCATCTG GCACATTCTGATTGTGATGGCTGTAGCCTACGCAAGCACCCTGATAGCCTACTTGGATGCCAACTATGAGATACCCTACTCCCTGCCAAGCCTTCAGTACTGGCCCAATGACAACTGGGTCCTGGGGTTGCCTTACATTGTTCTGaaaggaaccaccaagactcagaAAATATTATAA